The genomic stretch CCGTGATGACAGCCGTGGTGGTGTCCTTCATGGCCGTGGTGACCTCCTTCAGGAGGGTGACCACCGTGATGACAGCCGTGGTGGTGTCCTTCATGGCCGTGGTGACCTTCTCCAGGAGGGTAACCACCGTGATGACCGCCGTGGTGGTGTCCTTCATGGCCGCCGTGGTGGTGTTCTCCATGGCCGTGGTGAGTATCCTTCACGTTCTCCTCTGAAATGTAAACCCAACGCATATGATCATATTTGTGTACACTTAACATATTACATGTAATCTAGTTTACTGTGTATGAGTACATAAAGAAGTAAGTTAAGATGCAACTATTCTGTAACTGCTACCATTCCATCAACCTCTTTATGATGTACATCACGTCTTGATGTTGTAAaacataatttttccaaaaaatattaaattaattaatttaccATGAACAACTGAAGCTCATAAAAGGTGGACAGATCCATATTAAGTCACCTCTCATCTCGTTAGAATAACAAAGACGAGTGCTCACACCACGGATAAccacacaaaaatatatatgtacacCTAGAACATgagaaaaagaatcagaaaagtAAAATTAATGAGAGACTTAAATAAGGAGAGCACTCACGCGACTGAGTCATCTCAGCCAGGTCACGAGCCGAGACCTGTGCAACCATGAGAACAACAACGGCCAACAGGAGGCCGCACAGGAGGAGAACCCTAGAGGAAGCCATTTTCATCATGCAAGGGGAGAAGACTATGCGAGTGAACTGCGGAGTTACGCTGCAACTGGGGTGGTCTATTTATAGTGCGGAGGGCGGGAGTACGGACAAGAAGATCTGAGCTGTGGCGGGACCCACCTGACTAATGAACGGTCGTGATTGCTTAAATCAGGAGGAGATGCGTCCAAAAGGATTCACGTCCAAGAGTCGAGGATTAGATTGGGTGGGTGGGACCCGCTTGTGATCTTGTTTAAGGTGCCGTGGCAAGTGAAATTTTGTCCCGCGAATCCTTCGAGATCAGTCATGCCTTGATCTTTTGCCACGAGGTGCTTGTCAAAATCCGgcgaaaaattcaaagatgGGGCACCTCCTCTTATCGCGCCACAACTACGCACAAGTGACTAATTACCAAATCTTCTTTTCCTGCTAAAAGATAAGGATATCTTGTAAAAGAGTCGAAAAGAATACGAACAAAAAGGTTGAAAGAGTTACGAACTAATTGGACATGCAacattctgacccaaaaaaaaaaattgaacatgcaACATCGGAGACGTCGAACGTGAATCAACATCACTAAAAATCGTAGGGATACAATGTTACCCCTTCACATTTACAAGGAGAACGTGAAATAACATTTTCAGGGCCCGTTCGTTCGTGCGGAGTTAGGAATGTAATGCATAGAGAGTACCAAAAGCTTTACGTCCTTTCTCACGTCACCCATTGTCCTACCAGGAAAAGAGCTTTGCCACCCCACATGTTCGATCCTTGTTCTCCCCAAGCCTCAAGAACTGAGGTGACTTACTTCAAgctttgaacattttcaaagCTCAAGTTTGCACCAAAGGTCGCCGAGATTGTGttacaaaatatcaaaaatttgCCCAAGACCTTTGGATGCCCAAGACTACTTAGAAGGCCCTAACCGGTGTTTTGAAATCCATCGCGGATTTAAAAAGGTTAGttactttttccttctcccaaaattctaaaataaaataaaataaaagatcgagtaaaataataatgataagtTTTAAATCAACATTCTCAGTATTTGTATGCCTGAAATGTTTTTAGGTCACATAAAAGTCATGTTTCAAACATTACGAAAAGATATAAAGCCTTGATAGTTTTTGCCGTCATTGTTCTCCAAATTTCTTGAGCGGGCAAAGTTCAAAGGCAGCATTATAATCCCATCTCCTTTGGCTATGGTGTATCAGTgaacttattaaaaaaaaacaaaagctgtTAATAGGATAGTTTAATAGTattatcggttatttctgaccgtaCGATCCCCCACACTATAAAAAAACAtggattttgccacgaaaaatttgcgacgaaaaaaattcattgctaatttccaacgaaaatagcaacaaaatgaagattcgtcgctatttgcgacgaaattagcgacgaaaaaactTGTTGCTCattagccacgaatttagcgacaaaaaataattcgtcgctaatttgcgatgaaaatgcccacgaaaaatatttcgtcgcacattagcgacgaaattagccacgaaaaatatttcgtcgctaattagcgacgaaattagccataaaaatatttcgtcgctaattagagacgaaaatggccatgaaagattattcgtcgctatgtcctttgcgacgaaaatgggctTTGTCGCCAATTAGCCACGAACttcttttttcgtcgcaaattcttttcttaaaagttagcaacgaaaatcagcatttgtcgctaattagcgacgaaaataaacaTTCGtaactaattagcgacgaacttttagtttcgttgcaaaattagtattatgaataaaaataacaaagaaattattaaaattaacgACGAATCattatttcatcgctaatttagcgacgaaatgtattattcgtcgctaatataatgtcaataaaaataaaaaagaaaatattcaatttagcgacgaattagctttttcgtcgcCACGGTAGTGACAAAtttgtttttcgtcgctaatacgatataagtaaaaataaaaataaaaaaataatcagcgacgagcaatgtttttcgtcgctaattagcgacgaaaacaaatTTTGTCGGAAATTTGTTACtatcatttagcgacgaaaacctatttcgtcactaattagccgCGAACCatgtttttcgtcgcaaattctcttcttaaaacttagcgacgaaaatttccatctgtcgctaattagcgacgaacgttgatttcgtcgcaaaattagcactatgaataaaaattagaaagaaaatagtaaaattagtgacgaatcacattttttgtcgctaattttatagaaatataaataaaatataaaatattcaatttagcgacaaattagctttgtcgttgctaatttagcgacgaaattcatttttcgtcgctaacatgctataaataaaaataaaactaaaaaataaaatattaaaattagggacgaattatatttttcatcgctaatttagcgacgaaaaacttttttcgtcgcaaaaatagcactatgaataaaaataaaaaataaaatatttcaatttggcGACGAACTagttttttcgtcgctaatttagcgaccaaatgtattattcgtcgctaatatgatataaataaaaataaaaaaggaaatattaatattagcgacgaatttgttTTTCCGTCgctgatttagcgacgaatttcctttttcgtcgctaaatcagccacgaattagctttttcgtcgctaaaaaaaatgaaaaaagaaggaaaaaaaaaatccccacgAGAGCCTCCAAGGGAAGCGGCGTACCCTCTCACAATTCAAAAAGCTGATTTCGCCTTCTCGTCTtccccaagagagagagagagagagcttctctttcttcctcccaCCTTCCAAACTCAACTCAAGGTTTCTCTCACCTTATAATCTTATATACATTCCCGTCTCCATTCATcaacctcactctctctctctctgcgactTTAATGGCTCTCGTCAACAGGCTCGCTTCGTCCGTGTCACCTCGTCTTCGACCGAGCTCCTCCCCTGCTCAGCCTTGAATCTGCTCCCTCCACTACACCCcctcctcccctcctcctcctcctcctcctcctcctccttcttcttcttcgccgttCACCGAGAAACACTCGCCAGAGAGGTACCGCAGCGACGGGTGGCTCTACAGCGACTCCCTCTGCCAGACTCCTCTctcccccccctcctcctcctcctccggctcCGATCCCGACTCCCTCAGGCGGGACGACTTCGCCCTCCAGCTGCCAGAGCTGAAGAACCTGCTCCGGGTGCTCAAGGACAAGAGGGAGCGCTCCTGCGGCTGCGGCGGCGAGAAATGCGGGCCCGGGAACGTCTACTTGGTGGGGACGGGGCCGGGCAATCCCGAGTTGTTGACTCTGAAGGCGGTCAGGGTCATCAAGGGCGCCAATTTGTTGCTCTACGACCGGCTGGTGTCGAACGACGTGCTGGACTTGGTTGGCCCCGACGTGAGGGTACTCTACGTGGGGAAGACTGCCGGGTACCATAGCCGCACTCAGGTAAATTAATTTACCGTTCTCGTCGCTCTACTTCTGTGTTCTATCGGGTTTTGAGGAATTAGGCTGGTGTTTTTGCTTTGATTAGTGTCATTTGGAAGTGAGTTATTATGGTGGTTGCtggcattattttttttccaccaCGTGTTTGAGTTTTGGTGAATGTATTGTTGGGTTGTGAAAGGTGGTGTGATCTTTTCGGTACTTGTGTGGGCAGGACGAGATCCATGAGTTGCTTCTCAATTTTGCGGAGGCGGGGGCTACTATTGTTAGACTCAAAGGTGGTGATCCTCTGGTGAGTAAATTTCAGATTTAACATTTTATTAATCTGCAATTCTTCTAATGTCGACTTGGAATGCCCTTTCGTTCCTGTTTATATGTGGATTTTGAACATGGTTTCTGTAGGTATTTGGGAGAGGTGGGGAGGAGATGGACTTTCTGCAACAACAAGGCATTCAAGTACAAGTTATACCATGTAAAGATGAGCTTCAATCACATGCGTACTCATCTTAAACAGGAAAGGAATTTGCTGGCCGTGACTTTAGAGCTGCAACTTAACTTCCATTTGATCCTAATTTGTAATTGTACTGATGATAAGAGGTTACATACACAtgtgagaaaatattgcatCAATCTTGGGTTGGTTTCTTGCCAAATGCTTGTGATTTTGGGGGTCTTGTATACTCTGTTTCAATTCTGGAGGCTGCCTAATGGTGTTAATTTAATGTGATTCTAGGTCCTTTAGGCTTGATTTCATCGTTCCTTTACTCATTCGTGATTAAGGGTTGACATGTGGCCAATTCCATAGACTTCTTATCAAGATTCAAGAATACATtggttcatatttttcattgttcattTGTTGGACATTCTTTGTAGTTCTTCCCCACTGCTGAGGAGTCTATTGACTACTACAACCAGAACAGATGTGTAGATGGAAAAAGGGCTTGTCTTGCCAAGTTAGATAGTGAGTTGCTTTATGAATAACAATTAGTGATACACTTTGGTTTAATGTCCTCAACCTTTTTCGTTATGTTTGATAACATCATCGTATTTTCTTTCCAGAGATATGTCAAGTACTTTGAACGTGTTTTGACATACTTCAATGGAGAAAACCAGCATGGGCGAAGGTATGTTGTAAATGTGCGAGAACTTGAAGATTTTCTTATCAACAAGTGCATGTATGCGGTAAGTTCTCCATCGACTTCGTCAAATATATCCTTGCATCACCATGATTTAGATCTTGCTGTTTGAACTTTGGCTTTCCTTGTCATTGAGATATTTCTCTtgctaaaaaagtaaaaataatacgAATCTGCAAATCCTCATGTTCAGTTGAGCATCTACTTTCTGAATGGCAGCTGTCTTTCCTTTGGATAGAAGAGAAGTGAAAATATTACAGAAGTTGCAAACTTCTTGTTGCATAATGAACAATTGAGGCACAATGAATGTGCTTATATTTGTTATTTGTCTTTTCAGGGTATAGTTAGAGGAAAGCTTGATCAATTGACAAGATGCTTCGAGGTATGAAATTCTTACAATTGTGgaatttgtttttctccttaatCTTACTGATGGAAATTTAAGGTGATCAACTGTTTACCAGGGGAGGTAAAAACTTGgatcctcttcttcttgattattactccatgttcaaaattttgataTGATTCCATGCACTAATTCATGATGCGTACAGTTTGAATGCCATATTGGTatgttaaaaacaaaaattacatGTAATTGGCTTAGAAATTGCGAAAGTTAGTTGTGAGACCAGTTTTAGTCTATTTCCTGAGTTGACCCACATTGTGCTCATATTCAGTACAGTTACAATAAGAGAATAGTTATCATTTTTGCTGCAGTCCTTTTATGTGACATGGAGTTTTGCTGGCAATATTCGTGTGTGGATGCAGAGCTGATAAATATTGGGCAGAAGCGAGGTGCTCTGCAAGAACTTCACGATCTTGTTACCTCGAAGAGATCCTGAGCATGGCAAACTACCCTTGAGAGGATTATGTTTAAGTACATTGAGCTATGTGTTGATATGCGGAGGGGGAGATTTGCCAAGGATGGTCTGATTCAGTATGGCATTGTATGTCAACAAGTGAATATCACCTCTATGGAGGAGCTACTGTAATACGAGGAACTAATTATGTGCAAATTccctaaagaaaaatatttatgtcattCTTGTGAAAAATGTAGATGAATGTATCTCATTttcaccttaccaaaaaaaaaaaatgtatctcattttcatattattataaaattttgatattattaagtgcttaatcaatgttaaatataaattgtagaaattaattttgcttttaattaaatttaagatcgaaaagtaaaagaaatgattttatcatgaaaaaaataaaatttcgtcgctaaattcgtcccTAAACTATATTCATCGGAGAGTTCGTCgctaaagaattaataaaaatttgtcactaattttgtcgctaaattattttaaatttcatcACTAAATACTTTTCAtggctattttcgttgcaaatgaCAATGCTAAACTTTCAAATTCGTAATCGGCAATGACTTTTGCCACGAATTCGGGGaaattagcgactaattttgccacgaatatGTTCAtggaaaattagcaacgaataatatttttgtggctaaatttgattcgtgctaattagcgacggaaaaattttcgtccaaaagtaaatcaaatttagcgacgaaatcacaagttcgtcgctaattttgccacgaaaaatttggaaaaattcgtcgctaattgggttttatgactaattttgccacgaaaaaaattcatggctaatcTGGCGTCACAAAATTTAGGGACGAAacattattttttcgtcgctaaattttgcgacgaatataaaattcgtcactaaattcatcactaaatttagcgacgacattttatttttgtggctaattagcgacgaataagtttcgtcgctaatttgccacgtaAAGTAATTggtcgcaaaattcgtggctaatttgtgacaaaacttattcgtcgctaattagccacggataagtagtcgtcgcaaaattcgtcgctaattagcgacgaactttagtttttcgtggctaaattttgtgacgccgaattggcgacgaatatttttccgtcgctaattttcgtcacaaagcaatttagcgacgaattttggtcaatttttcgtggcaaaatccgtggctaaatccttatttttttgtagtgccaattaataagtgttttatgtaaaatataTGGTGatggttgttgacacctgatttttaatcaatctttttttcgatttatttttgaaaattcataaaaaattcacaaaaaattagaaaattgtaaaatcaactttggtagccttggccaagctcaaggaaccatttttgatcaaaaaataatttttcatatttttcgcattttttgatatttttcagaaaataagaaaataccccaaaaatcaagaa from Rhodamnia argentea isolate NSW1041297 chromosome 2, ASM2092103v1, whole genome shotgun sequence encodes the following:
- the LOC115749015 gene encoding glycine-rich protein DC7.1-like isoform X1; protein product: MMKMASSRVLLLCGLLLAVVVLMVAQVSARDLAEMTQSQENVKDTHHGHGEHHHGGHEGHHHGGHHGHHHGCHHGGHPPEETEDVKN
- the LOC115749015 gene encoding glycine-rich protein DC7.1-like isoform X2, translating into MMKMASSRVLLLCGLLLAVVVLMVAQVSARDLAEMTQSQENVKDTHHGHGEHHHGGHEGHHHGGHHGGGHPPEETEDVKN
- the LOC115749015 gene encoding glycine-rich protein DC7.1-like isoform X3, producing the protein MMKMASSRVLLLCGLLLAVVVLMVAQVSARDLAEMTQSQENVKDTHHGHGEHHHGGHEGHHHGGHHGGHPPEETEDVKN
- the LOC115748962 gene encoding S-adenosyl-L-methionine-dependent uroporphyrinogen III methyltransferase, chloroplastic-like, giving the protein CSLHYTPSSPPPPPPPPPPSSSSPFTEKHSPERYRSDGWLYSDSLCQTPLSPPSSSSSGSDPDSLRRDDFALQLPELKNLLRVLKDKRERSCGCGGEKCGPGNVYLVGTGPGNPELLTLKAVRVIKGANLLLYDRLVSNDVLDLVGPDVRVLYVGKTAGYHSRTQDEIHELLLNFAEAGATIVRLKGGDPLVFGRGGEEMDFLQQQGIQVQVIPCKDELQSHAYSS